The DNA region CAAATTCCACTCCAAGTGAGAGTAAAAAATCATAGGCTTCGCTTGATCTCGAAATAACGCTCCAAACGACTTCCTCATTGTTTAGATGTCTACCCGCTTTTATTGTGTCAAGAACATGATTCTTTATAGAGTCCCCACTTAAGATTGGAAATGCTATACCTGCTTGGGCCAAATAAGAATTCGTCTTTTTTATGGTGTCTCCAACAATATAAACCTCGGTTCCTTTTTTTGCAAGAGCTATTGCAGCTGTTAACCCTGCTATCCCGTTTCCTACTATTCCTATTCTCACAATTCTCCCCGAACAAATGTTCGGAACTTTGTTTTAAAGTTTTCTGGTAAGGAGGGCCTAAAATACAAAAATAATATTGCAAAATTAAGAAGGTTTCACTCCCCCAAAAGCGCGGGAAGTGAGTTATAAAGTGCTTTGGCACCTTCCAAGTTTAAACTTGCAGTTTCTTTGTTTTCATGTTTGAATAGGAGTGTTTTTCCTGTTACTTTCCCGATAATAGCGAACTCATTGAAGAGGTCTTTAACTTTCTCGAGGTTCTTTTTTTCGAAGCTCACTATGAATCGTCCTTGAGTTTCTGAAAAGAGCACTTCTACTGGTGAAAGCTCCTCTTCTGTCGGGATTTTTGCTATGTCTACTTCAAATCCCTTATTTCCTGCAATTGCCATTTCTATAAGTGCAACGGCCAGTCCTCCTTTGCTTACATCATGAACAGCTTTGACAAGCTTGAGCTCGATTGCTTTCAAAATGCCCTCAACATTTTGTTTCTCCCTTTCAAGGTCAACTCTCGGAGCGATTCCCTCTTTGATGCCAAAAATTCTGTAAAGCTCGCTTCCTCCAAGCTCTTTTTTAGTTATTCCCACTACCGCTATTAAATCGTCTTCGTCTTTGAAGCTCATTGTTGTGGTGTTTTCAAGTTTCACTTTTCCGAGACCAGCAACAACTGGTGTTGGTTTTATGGGCTTGTTTCCTACCTCGTTGTAAAAACTGACATTTCCACTGACATAGGCTAGGTCAAAAGCTTTTGCTGCATCAGCCAATCCTTTAATGGTCTCTATGAAGCTCCAGTAAACTTCGGGCCTTTCAGGTGAGGCAAAGTTAAGGTTGTCTACGAGTGCTAGGGGTCTTGCTCCAACGCTAGCGAGGTTTCTTACCACTTCAGCAACAGCGCTCATTGCTCCGTGATATGGGTTTAAGTGAGAATAGGAGGGATTTCCATCGCTCACAAAGGCTAAACCATATTCGTTGTTTATCTTGAGAACTGTTGCATCAAGACCAGGCTTTAAGACTGTTCTTCCCTGAACTTCATGATCATATTGTTGCCATATCCATGCTTTGCTTACTATGTTCGGGCTTGACAGAACTTCAAGGAGAGCCTCCTCAACGCTGATTTCTGGTGTTTGTACATCTTTTTCGATATTATATGGCTTAACTTCCCACTCTATTATGGGAACGTCTGCTAAGAGATCTATGGGAAGGTCTGCTATTTTCTCGTCATTCCAATAAACAATATATCGAGGCTCTTCTATGGTTTCGCCTACAACAGTCCATTCGAGTTCGTATTTTTCAAAGATCTTACCTATCTCATTAACATCTTCCTTTCTAACGGCAAAGAGCATTCTCTCTTGGCTTTCTGAGATCATGATTTCCATTGGATTCATGTTTGGCTCTCTTTGGGGGACTCTGTCTGCATAGATTATGGCTCCAAAACCTTTCTTCCCGGCCATCTCTGAGGAAGCACATGTTAAACCCCCACCACCGAGGTCTTTAAGGGCTTTGACTTTGCCAGTCTTTAACGCCTCAAGAGTTGCCTCAATCAAAAGCTTCTCTGTGAACGGATCTGGAATTTGAACGGCTGAACGGTCTTCCTCTTCCGCATTCTCGCTTAACTCTTCGCTCGCAAATGTAACTCCATGGATTCCATCTCTTCCCGTTTTGTTTCCCACCAAAACCAGGAGAAGTCCGCTCTCCTCAACATAGCTGTGCACAAGTTCTTCAGGCTTCATTAAACCAATGCATGCCACGTTCACAAGTGTGTAGTTGTCAAGGCTTTCATCAAATTCCGTTTCTCCACCAACTGTTGGAACACCGATTCTATTTCCATAATCGGCTATTCCCTTAACAACATACTCGAACAAATAGCGGTTGCGCTCCTTCTCAAGGGGCCCGAAGCGTATAGGGTCGAGCAAAGCTATGGGACGAGCACCCATACAGAGTATATCTCTCACAATTCCGCCAACCCCAGTTGCTGCTCCACCATAAGGCTCAACAGCCGAAGGATGGTTGTGACTCTCTATCCCAACAACTATGGCAGTGTTTTCGTCAAACTTTACAACGCCTGCATCTTCTCCGGGGCCTAGAATTACGTGCTCATTTTTGGTTGGTAAAAGCTTGAGCCATTTTCTGCTTGACTTGTATGATGCATGCTCGCTCCACATTATCTCAAGCATGGCTTTTTCAACTTCGTTCGGCTCTCTGCCGAGCCCCTCTTTTATTAGTTCTTCTTCGTGAGGAAACATGAGAATCACCTCTCTTATTGTCAGAGATATGTAAAAATTTAAAGTTTTTAAGGTTTGTTTTGACAGAAAAATGTTAAATCAAAAGCAGTAGTAGGCTTCAAGAAAGGCAGAGTTCGGAATGATTGCATGAAAAGGAAAACTAAGGGTTTAAGGCAGACTTGTAGTTGTTCTGACATCCTCCCCGCCTTGAAGGGCGAGGTTTTCAAAAGGGTAAATTATATTAACCTGTGAGTTGATGTTGGGATGGTGGGAGGATGGAAAAATCGGAGAACGTTGAGTATGTTTTGAAGGAGTTGGAAAGGCTTAAGGTTGAGATCCAACGCTTAGAGTCAATGCTCATGCCAGTTCTAAAGGACGAGGACATCACTAACGAGGAAATTGCAGAGCTACTTGAGTTGGCCCGGGATGAAGATCCTGAGAATTGGATTGACGCTGATGAACTTCCCGAACCTGACGACTGAGGGATGCAAATGACATACCGGGTTAAGGCCCACCGGCAGGTTGTGAAGGCTCTTCGGAGTTTGCCTAAGGCTCATTATCGAAGATTCTTGGAGTTTAGAGATATTTTAGAGTATGAACCTGTTCCAAGGGGGAAGTTTGATATAATTAAATTGGAGGGGAGTGGAGACTTGGATCTCTATCGTGTCCGTTTGGGCGATTACAGGATGATTTATTCAGTGAATTGGAAGGATAAAGTCATAAAAATCCTAAAACTCAAACCTAGAGGAGAGGCCTACAAGTAGCGTCCTGCCCCTTTCATAACAGTAAGTGCAGGCAAAGTTGCAGTTGTACGTTATTGCGATACTGTACTTTTCTCCTTTTCAAGTCTCGCCCTTTAGGGCGGGGGTAAGGCTTTCGAAAGATTAAGCTATTGAGTGGGAAAATAATACTTTTTTAAAGCTTAAAATCTATACCATGATATGAGATGAAGTGTTCGGTAACGATAAAACTTACCCTCGAAAGAGCAGGAAAGAATCCTCTTCGAATTAACCCACGCTTCGGCAGTAATCTGGAATAAAATTAACTACGAAAGGCTTAAACAATTCAAAGAATTCGGAAAAATAGATTTTGGGACAACCGAAAAGGAAGCTTATTACAATTTCAAAAACTGGATTGGTGGTTCAACAGTTAGCCAGAAAGAACGCTGAAGCGTGGAGGAGCTTCTTCGCCCTCAGCAGGAAGAAAAAGTCTAAGGAACTTCCCGAATGGTTCAAACCAAAACCGCCAAAGTTCATCAGGGAGGAAAACGGGCGGAAACTCTTCATTATCCCGCTTAGAAACAACCAGTATAAAATTAAGGGCAACGTTATCGAGCTGAGGAGACTCGGAAAGTTCGGAAAACTCGAAGTTCAATTCAAGGGGAGAATACACTTGAAGGGTAAGCAAGGGCGGTTGGAAATAATTTACGATGAGGTTAAACGCAAGTGGTATGCTCACGTTAGCTTTACCGCAGAGGAGAAGCTGGAGAACGGGTGGGTCAAAGTTCCAAAAGCACCAAAGGGAAACCTCTCTGCAGGCATTAAAAAAGAAAGGGTAGTCTTTCCTTGGCGCTACTTCTTAGCATACTCCACCATTGATTTGAATACCCTCAAACCATCTTCGCTACCTAAAAAGCGGTCGCTCGCCCTCTCCGGGTGGGGCATCATTCCCAAGATGTTGCCCTTTTCGTTGCTTATTCCCGCTATGTTCAAGAGCGAGCCGTTTGGATTCGCCTCATCTACTATGTTGC from Thermococcus sp. MV5 includes:
- a CDS encoding DUF5646 family protein, which codes for MEKSENVEYVLKELERLKVEIQRLESMLMPVLKDEDITNEEIAELLELARDEDPENWIDADELPEPDD
- the purL gene encoding phosphoribosylformylglycinamidine synthase subunit PurL; its protein translation is MFPHEEELIKEGLGREPNEVEKAMLEIMWSEHASYKSSRKWLKLLPTKNEHVILGPGEDAGVVKFDENTAIVVGIESHNHPSAVEPYGGAATGVGGIVRDILCMGARPIALLDPIRFGPLEKERNRYLFEYVVKGIADYGNRIGVPTVGGETEFDESLDNYTLVNVACIGLMKPEELVHSYVEESGLLLVLVGNKTGRDGIHGVTFASEELSENAEEEDRSAVQIPDPFTEKLLIEATLEALKTGKVKALKDLGGGGLTCASSEMAGKKGFGAIIYADRVPQREPNMNPMEIMISESQERMLFAVRKEDVNEIGKIFEKYELEWTVVGETIEEPRYIVYWNDEKIADLPIDLLADVPIIEWEVKPYNIEKDVQTPEISVEEALLEVLSSPNIVSKAWIWQQYDHEVQGRTVLKPGLDATVLKINNEYGLAFVSDGNPSYSHLNPYHGAMSAVAEVVRNLASVGARPLALVDNLNFASPERPEVYWSFIETIKGLADAAKAFDLAYVSGNVSFYNEVGNKPIKPTPVVAGLGKVKLENTTTMSFKDEDDLIAVVGITKKELGGSELYRIFGIKEGIAPRVDLEREKQNVEGILKAIELKLVKAVHDVSKGGLAVALIEMAIAGNKGFEVDIAKIPTEEELSPVEVLFSETQGRFIVSFEKKNLEKVKDLFNEFAIIGKVTGKTLLFKHENKETASLNLEGAKALYNSLPALLGE
- a CDS encoding type II toxin-antitoxin system RelE/ParE family toxin, which codes for MTYRVKAHRQVVKALRSLPKAHYRRFLEFRDILEYEPVPRGKFDIIKLEGSGDLDLYRVRLGDYRMIYSVNWKDKVIKILKLKPRGEAYK